One genomic window of Biomphalaria glabrata chromosome 9, xgBioGlab47.1, whole genome shotgun sequence includes the following:
- the LOC129928342 gene encoding uncharacterized protein LOC129928342 — protein sequence MEMRTIFSALYAIVTFIISTGYASQLLFHTNEPVIHPILTKTLRLRCSVRNDANSIDVLRPLPAAPTESPNDREVRQLHSNNMPSVNSELMASENVSNTTNVSSGNTTHSTFDLSPQADIVHVMSIIVSKELSGKYLPLAKVTPYDPAFASTWIDNDVKVQGNCETSPVPGEQSFLELTWTSPKEEQAGHFKCDIYALNTDSLAVSLSTSLDITSSAPTFSDLISYVTDHDKIISEKEAEISRLNNETQSLKSALDELKINTTNEIRDLKDNLADMLSPNIESGTIRCPLKEFISFQKTYRVDPLVFSSFVNATSNGNSYNRIGFYIDISNVTTTGFSVDCGYSYNECVPTFKWIATGYYK from the exons ATGGAAATGAGAACCATATTCAGTGCCCTGTACGCTATAGTAACCTTTATTATTAGCACTGGTTACG CCTCCCAGCTTTTGTTTCACACCAACGAGCCTGTGATCCATCCTATACTTACCAAGACATTACGACTGCGATGTTCTGTACGTAATGATGCCAACTCGATTGACGTTCTCAGGCCCCTCCCCGCCGCTCCGACAGAATCGCCCAATGATCGCGAAGTGAGACAGCTTCATTCCAACAATATGCCTTCTGTAAACAGTGAGCTTATGGCTTCTGAAAATGTTTCTAACACAACGAATGTATCCTCTGGAAACACTACACACTCGACATTTGACCTATCGCCACAAGCCGACATTGTGCATGTCATGTCCATCATTGTCAGCAAAGAACTATCCGGTAAATATCTGCCTTTGGCAAAAGTGACCCCTTATGATCCGGCTTTTGCCTCCACGTGGATAGATAATGACGTTAAAGTCCAGGGCAACTGCGAAACTTCCCCAGTACCTGGGGAGCAATCCTTTCTGGAGCTCACTTGGACATCGCCGAAGGAAGAGCAGGCCGGACATTTCAAGTGTGACATATACGCTCTCAACACGGACAGCTTAGCCGTGTCCCTTTCGACGTCGCTCGACATTACGTCATCAGCGCCGACTTTCAGCGATCTCATCTCCTACGTCACAGACCACGATAAAATCATATCGGAAAAAGAAGCCGAAATTTCCCGCCTAAATAACGAGACTCAAAGTTTGAAGAGCGCGCTGGATgagctaaaaataaacactaccAACGAAATCAGAGATTTAAAAGATAATCTAGCGGACATGTTGTCACCGAACATAGAAAGCGGCACCATAAGGTGTCCATTGAAAGAATTTATTAGCTTCCAGAAAACATACAGAGTGGATCCACTCGTTTTTTCCAGTTTTGTCAATGCAACTAGCAATGGTAATAGCTACAATAGAATAGGTTTTTACATTGACATTTCCAATGTTACTACCACCGGATTTTCTGTTGATTGCGGGTATTCTTATAACGAGTGTGTGCCTACTTTTAAATGGATCGCAACGGGTTATTATAAGTAG